In Candidatus Obscuribacterales bacterium, the genomic window ATTTCTCAAGAACGGTGGTTGGTTTTGACGGGGGGAGCGATCGGCGTGCTCACCCTGCGCTTTATGGCAGGCTTGTTCATTCGCTGGCTGGATGAGTTTGCCTACCTAGAAGATGCGGGATTTATCACGGTGGGCTTAGTGGGCGTGCGGCTGTTGCTGCGGGTGATCAATCCAGATTTTGTGCCCCCTGAATGGATCATGGTGATGCTGATTACCGCCCTGTTTGCCTGGGGCTTTTCGAAGCGTACAGAGCCGGCAGAGCCAGGGCGATCGCTTGAAACTCCTACCCTGCCAACCATTCCAGAATCGATCCAGGAGCCCCAAGAAGTCTCCATCGACGGATAGGAGTGAAAGACCTGGCTGCCTAGGTCATCGGCCGTGACCTGGCGGTGCTGTGGCACAATGAATGCGATATGGCTAGACCCATCTTTCCTGATGTATCCCTGTGGGGAGCATTGGGAGAGTGGCGATCGCACCGTCAGTCTTCACTCGGTGGGTGTTTAAAGGAATGACTAAATTTGTATTTGTAACCGGCGGTGTTGTTTCCAGCATCGGTAAAGGGATTGTGGCCGCAAGCTTGGGGCGATTGTTGAAATCGCGGGATTACTCGGTGTCCATCCTCAAGCTCGATCCCTACATCAACGTAGATCCAGGCACCATGAGCCCCTTTCAGCATGGTGAAGTGTTTGTCACCGAAGATG contains:
- the pyrG gene encoding CTP synthetase (CTP synthase; cytidine triphosphate synthetase; catalyzes the ATP-dependent amination of UTP to CTP with either L-glutamine or ammonia as the source of nitrogen; in Escherichia coli this enzyme forms a homotetramer); the protein is MTKFVFVTGGVVSSIGKGIVAASLGRLLKSRDYSVSILKLDPYINVDPGTMSPFQHGEVFVTED